The following coding sequences lie in one Arachis ipaensis cultivar K30076 chromosome B05, Araip1.1, whole genome shotgun sequence genomic window:
- the LOC107643560 gene encoding uncharacterized protein LOC107643560 isoform X2, translating into MAPNRLWEKPLLKPLNLVSQAPGMNFSSLLSYGYLITIPILFFLLYGVWTSLEQCHKLGLAKSIGVSNFSINKLQHFLSFATILLAIDLKHIFCKMFVRSTQKNCQTMKRRSKASLKSIFTPTKRSAIVLLEVVCYGLAQTHAGQPDPSSSRPSTPPDPDTRPVRLARSRRTAPLRVWA; encoded by the exons ATGGCTCCGAACAGGCTCTGGGAGAAGCCATTGCTGAAACCATTAAACTTGGTCTCACAAGCTCCAGGGATGAACTTTTCATCACTTCTAAGTTATGGTTATCTGATAACCATCCCGATCTTGTTCTTCCTACTCTAT ggagtCTGGACTTCACTGGAACAATGTCACAAATTGGGGCTTGCAAAATCAATTGGAGTCAGCAATTTTTCTATCAACAAACTTCAACATTTCCTTTCTTTCGCTACAATTCTTCTTGCG ATTGACTTGAAGCACATTTTCTGCAAGATGTTTGTGAGGTCTACCCAGAAAAATTGTCAAACTATGAAGAGAAGATCAAAAGCTTCTTTGAAGAGCATCTTCACACCGACGAAGAGATCCGCTATTGTGTTGCTGGAAGTG GtgtgttacggcctggcccaaactcacgcgggtcaacccgacccgagttCTAGCCGGCCCAGTACtccacccgacccggacacgcgtcccgtacggctcgCCCGCAGCCGAAGGACAGCGCCCTTGAGGGTATGGGCCTGA
- the LOC107641844 gene encoding uncharacterized protein LOC107641844, which yields MDKIISVVQKRPRDELEGEVDFEECSNTKRNKQYNHILTILESEEEESTQDISPLMTTLQQEITCTPSNNSHQSQGNDQNTLHTTNPNDQNTLTSIHQEEEEDDKERVMRHLLQASDDELGIPSSGDEYGSTLDFGEFGFSSNNNGEYGEGENNNGFSSLCDNLWELEDEAANYYTLLQSELFLWEQ from the coding sequence ATGGACAAAATTATTAGTGTGGTACAAAAGAGGCCTAGAGATGAATTAGAAGGGGAAGTAGATTTTGAAGAGTGCTCAAACACAAAGAGGAACAAACAATACAACCACATACTGACAATTCTTGAGTCCGAGGAAGAGGAATCTACACAAGATATCTCTCCTTTGATGACAACCCTCCAACAAGAAATCACTTGTACACCTTCCAACAACAGCCACCAATCTCAAGGAAATGACCAAAATaccctccacacaactaacccAAATGACCAAAATACCCTCACAAGTATTCatcaggaggaggaggaggatgataaGGAGAGGGTCATGAGACACCTTCTCCAAGCCTCTGATGATGAACTTGGGATTCCAAGTAGCGGTGATGAATATGGGTCAACCCTAGATTTTGGTGAATTTGGATTTAGTAGCAATAACAACGGAGAATATGGAGAGGGTGAAAATAATAATGGATTTTCTTCATTATGTGACAATTTGTGGGAGCTTGAAGATGAGGCAGCTAACTACTATACTTTGTTACAATCTGAACTCTTTCTTTGGGAACAATAG
- the LOC107643560 gene encoding uncharacterized protein LOC107643560 isoform X5 — protein MAPNRLWEKPLLKPLNLVSQAPGMNFSSLLSYGYLITIPILFFLLYIDLKHIFCKMFVRSTQKNCQTMKRRSKASLKSIFTPTKRSAIVLLEVGLREKVATALSAPSATKHWEHLQLC, from the exons ATGGCTCCGAACAGGCTCTGGGAGAAGCCATTGCTGAAACCATTAAACTTGGTCTCACAAGCTCCAGGGATGAACTTTTCATCACTTCTAAGTTATGGTTATCTGATAACCATCCCGATCTTGTTCTTCCTACTCTAT ATTGACTTGAAGCACATTTTCTGCAAGATGTTTGTGAGGTCTACCCAGAAAAATTGTCAAACTATGAAGAGAAGATCAAAAGCTTCTTTGAAGAGCATCTTCACACCGACGAAGAGATCCGCTATTGTGTTGCTGGAAGTG GGTCTTAGAGAGAAAGTGGCAACAGCACTTAGTGCTCCATCTGCTACAAAACACTGGGAACATCTTCAGTTGTGCTAG
- the LOC107643560 gene encoding uncharacterized protein LOC107643560 isoform X4 — MAPNRLWEKPLLKPLNLVSQAPGMNFSSLLSYGYLITIPILFFLLYIDLKHIFCKMFVRSTQKNCQTMKRRSKASLKSIFTPTKRSAIVLLEVVCYGLAQTHAGQPDPSSSRPSTPPDPDTRPVRLARSRRTAPLRVWA, encoded by the exons ATGGCTCCGAACAGGCTCTGGGAGAAGCCATTGCTGAAACCATTAAACTTGGTCTCACAAGCTCCAGGGATGAACTTTTCATCACTTCTAAGTTATGGTTATCTGATAACCATCCCGATCTTGTTCTTCCTACTCTAT ATTGACTTGAAGCACATTTTCTGCAAGATGTTTGTGAGGTCTACCCAGAAAAATTGTCAAACTATGAAGAGAAGATCAAAAGCTTCTTTGAAGAGCATCTTCACACCGACGAAGAGATCCGCTATTGTGTTGCTGGAAGTG GtgtgttacggcctggcccaaactcacgcgggtcaacccgacccgagttCTAGCCGGCCCAGTACtccacccgacccggacacgcgtcccgtacggctcgCCCGCAGCCGAAGGACAGCGCCCTTGAGGGTATGGGCCTGA
- the LOC107643560 gene encoding probable NAD(P)H-dependent oxidoreductase 2 isoform X1: MAPNRLWEKPLLKPLNLVSQAPGMNFSSLLSYGYLITIPILFFLLYGVWTSLEQCHKLGLAKSIGVSNFSINKLQHFLSFATILLAVSQIDLKHIFCKMFVRSTQKNCQTMKRRSKASLKSIFTPTKRSAIVLLEVVCYGLAQTHAGQPDPSSSRPSTPPDPDTRPVRLARSRRTAPLRVWA; encoded by the exons ATGGCTCCGAACAGGCTCTGGGAGAAGCCATTGCTGAAACCATTAAACTTGGTCTCACAAGCTCCAGGGATGAACTTTTCATCACTTCTAAGTTATGGTTATCTGATAACCATCCCGATCTTGTTCTTCCTACTCTAT ggagtCTGGACTTCACTGGAACAATGTCACAAATTGGGGCTTGCAAAATCAATTGGAGTCAGCAATTTTTCTATCAACAAACTTCAACATTTCCTTTCTTTCGCTACAATTCTTCTTGCGGTTAGccaa ATTGACTTGAAGCACATTTTCTGCAAGATGTTTGTGAGGTCTACCCAGAAAAATTGTCAAACTATGAAGAGAAGATCAAAAGCTTCTTTGAAGAGCATCTTCACACCGACGAAGAGATCCGCTATTGTGTTGCTGGAAGTG GtgtgttacggcctggcccaaactcacgcgggtcaacccgacccgagttCTAGCCGGCCCAGTACtccacccgacccggacacgcgtcccgtacggctcgCCCGCAGCCGAAGGACAGCGCCCTTGAGGGTATGGGCCTGA
- the LOC110272003 gene encoding zinc finger MYM-type protein 1-like has product MEKYFKRKIPLESEVTPLVSSNKKKFLEFNVESLVADPGQRPKISNYDPNDRDEVRRAYLQKGPCQPREHDFPQTYFGTSLRRFNAYWFDEFGNWLEYSISKDAVFCLYCYLMKPDGASGDAFVKEGFSNWKKNERLQTHVENHDSAHNQTRRKCEALMKQKQHIEGYDGATNMQGEFNGLKSLILKENACAFYVHCFAHQLQLALVVVAKKQVEIALLFNLLASLCNIVGASCKCKDMLCEGQMQKTIVALQNGDVSSGRGLNQETTLKRAGDTRWGSHYGTILSLISIFSSVVEVLEVIEEDGNNPEQRADTNELSQALQRSDQDIINAMTLIKVSKQRLQSIRDDGCHNILAPNMNDIFVTQGRSRRKIQKVSNLHHFQVELFYQVIDRQLQELNNRFTEVNTELLLCIACLNLSDSFFAFDKEKLLRLAEFYPHEFSSTQLLALDSQLENFILDMRLDDQFSNINGISGLSQKLVETKKHIVYPLVFILLKLALILLVATTSVERTFSAMNIIKSRLRNRMGDEWLNDCLVTYIERETFNQVDNETIIQYFQNMKTRREVPSRFEAKKVSS; this is encoded by the exons atggaaaaatatttcaaaagaaaGATACCACTAGAATCTGAAGTCACTCCATTAGTCTCTTCTAATAAAAAGAAGTTCTTAGAATTCAATGTGGAAAGTCTGGTAGCTGATCCTGGACAACgacccaaaatttcaaattatgatCCAAATGACAGAGATGAAGTTAGACGAGCTTATTTGCAAAAAGGTCCTTGTCAACCAAGAGAACATGATTTTCCACAAACATATTTTGGAACTTCTCTCCGTAGATTTAATGCTTATTGGTTTGATGAATTTGGCAATTGGTTGGAATATAGTATTTCAAAAGATGCTGTATTTTGTCTCTATTGCTATCTTATGAAACCTGATGGTGCGAGTGGTGATGCTTTTGTAAAAGAGGGCTTTTCAAATTGGAAAAAGAATGAGCGATTACAAACACATGTTGAAAATCATGATAGTGCTCATAATCAAACTCGAAGAAAATGCGAAGCACTCATGAAGCAAAAGcaacatattg AAGGTTACGATGGAGCTACTAATATGCAGGGAGAATTTAATGGCTTAAAAAGTTTGATCTTAAAAGAAAATGCTTGTGCtttttatgttcattgttttgctCACCAACTTCAATTAGCACTTGTGGTTGTTGCAAAGAAACAGGTTGAAATTGCACTACTTTTTAATTTGCTTGCTAGTTTGTGCAATATTGTTGGAGCTTCTTGTAAATGTAAAGACATGCTTTGTGAAGGTCAAATGCAAAAGACAATTGTTGCATTACAAAATGGAGATGTTTCTAGTGGGCGTGGCTTAAATCAAGAAACAACATTGAAAAGGGCAGGTGATACTCGATGGGGCTCACATTATGGTACAATACTTAGCttgatttctattttttcttcCGTGGTAGAAGTTCTTGAAGTTATTGAGGAAGATGGAAATAATCCTGAACAAAGAGCTGA TACTAATGAGTTGTCTCAAGCTCTACAAAGAAGTGATCAAGACATTATAAATGCTATGACATTGATTAAAGTGTCCAAGCAACGATTGCAAAGTATAAGAGACGATGGTTG TCACAATATTCTTGCTCcaaatatgaatgatatattTGTAACACAAGGAAGATCAAGGCGCAAAATCCAAAAGGTCTCAAACTTGCATCATTTTCAAGTTGAATTATTTTATCAAGTGATTGATAGACAACTTCAAGAGCTTAACAATCGTTTTACAGAGGTAAATACCGAGCTACTTCTTTGTATAGCTTGTTTGAATCTAAGTGACTCATTTTTTGCATTTGATAAGGAGAAGTTGCTTCGTTTAGCTGAATTTTATCCACatgaattctcttctactcaactTTTGGCACTTGATAGTCAACTAGAGAATTTTATATTGGATATGCGTCTTGATGATCAATTCTCAAATATAAATGGAATCAGTGGACTATCTCAAAAGTTAGTTGAGACAAAAAAGCATATTGTTTATCCATTGGTATTTATTTTGTTGAAATTAGCTTTGATTCTACTTGTGGCAACAACATCAGTTGAGAGAACATTTTCTGCTATGAATATCATAAAGAGTCGACTTCGTAATCGAATGGGAGATGAGTGGTTGAATGATTGTTTGGTTACATATATAGAAAGAGAGACATTCAATCAAGTTGATAATGAAACAATTattcaatattttcaaaatatgaaaACAAGAAGAGAAGTACCTTCAAGATTTGAAGCGAAGAAAGTTAGCAGCTAA
- the LOC107643560 gene encoding bifunctional protein STORR-like isoform X3: MAPNRLWEKPLLKPLNLVSQAPGMNFSSLLSYGYLITIPILFFLLYGVWTSLEQCHKLGLAKSIGVSNFSINKLQHFLSFATILLAVSQIDLKHIFCKMFVRSTQKNCQTMKRRSKASLKSIFTPTKRSAIVLLEVGLREKVATALSAPSATKHWEHLQLC, translated from the exons ATGGCTCCGAACAGGCTCTGGGAGAAGCCATTGCTGAAACCATTAAACTTGGTCTCACAAGCTCCAGGGATGAACTTTTCATCACTTCTAAGTTATGGTTATCTGATAACCATCCCGATCTTGTTCTTCCTACTCTAT ggagtCTGGACTTCACTGGAACAATGTCACAAATTGGGGCTTGCAAAATCAATTGGAGTCAGCAATTTTTCTATCAACAAACTTCAACATTTCCTTTCTTTCGCTACAATTCTTCTTGCGGTTAGccaa ATTGACTTGAAGCACATTTTCTGCAAGATGTTTGTGAGGTCTACCCAGAAAAATTGTCAAACTATGAAGAGAAGATCAAAAGCTTCTTTGAAGAGCATCTTCACACCGACGAAGAGATCCGCTATTGTGTTGCTGGAAGTG GGTCTTAGAGAGAAAGTGGCAACAGCACTTAGTGCTCCATCTGCTACAAAACACTGGGAACATCTTCAGTTGTGCTAG
- the LOC107641843 gene encoding uncharacterized protein LOC107641843, with translation MENGHSVVQKRPRDELEGEVDFEECSNTKRNKEQNHILTILESEEEESTQDISPLMTTLQQEITCTPSNNSHQSQGNDQNTLHTTNPNDQNTLTSIHQEEEEDDKERVMRHLLQASDDELGIPSSGDEYGSTLDFGEFGFSSNNNGEYGEGENNNGFSSLCDNLWELEDEAANYYTLLQSELFLWEQ, from the coding sequence ATGGAAAATGGACATAGTGTGGTACAAAAGAGGCCTAGAGATGAATTAGAAGGGGAAGTAGATTTTGAAGAGTGCTCAAACACAAAGAGGAACAAGGAACAAAACCACATACTGACAATTCTTGAGTCCGAGGAAGAGGAATCTACACAAGATATCTCTCCTTTGATGACAACCCTCCAACAAGAAATCACTTGTACACCTTCCAACAACAGCCACCAATCTCAAGGAAATGACCAAAATaccctccacacaactaacccAAATGACCAAAATACCCTCACAAGTATTCatcaggaggaggaggaggatgataaGGAGAGGGTCATGAGACACCTTCTCCAAGCCTCTGATGATGAACTTGGGATTCCAAGTAGCGGTGATGAATATGGGTCAACCCTAGATTTTGGTGAATTTGGATTTAGTAGCAATAACAACGGAGAATATGGAGAGGGTGAAAATAATAATGGATTTTCTTCATTATGTGACAATTTGTGGGAGCTTGAAGATGAGGCAGCTAACTACTATACTTTGTTACAATCTGAACTCTTTCTTTGGGAACAATAG